The Candidatus Paceibacterota bacterium genome includes a window with the following:
- a CDS encoding DUF6259 domain-containing protein: protein MITITPQFAVLQDGWICAADGDHVHRRPGQIMAVLPVASRAAWVLVVMLLFLGWGSGFAAQDVFHVSNGSLEIGVSRERGELVRLADTHTRQNFTGAAPAGAGLWELVLTPARKVLSPADAHSFRCQLLRGKAPAMRLTWDGFGLAAAPGLRVEAVARLEPKQPMSRWELTVSGLGELGIGQARFPRLVNIPRQSNERLAVPVWMGQQTAEPRKVFAADGGSGRRQEWAYPGILSMQCMAFYRQDGPGLYLACDDTAAFNKSFAFFGDGKGRLGCEVVHLPEGQQASGAGWRMPYAVCLGTFEGDWFAAAERYRAWATNQVWAKESRLARGQVSDWALDTALWVWNRGRSPGVLAPAVALREKLGLPVSVFWHWWHGCSYDAGFPEYLPPREGTENFTRALAKAQAADIHALVYMNQRLWGMTTRSWTNEGAERFAVKGEDGRVHPEVYNTFTRQACATMCMGTDFWRQKYAGLAERAVGELGVDGIYMDQACTSRACYDPQHGHSVGGGVYWMQGFRALESGIRQRCAARGEPVVLAGEGCGEPWLPYLDLMLSLQVSRERYAAPDGWETIPFWPAVYHPFAVAYGNYSSLTMPPYDDLWPVQSAPAEPLKLLDRKYSRQFCLEQARAFVWGQQPTIANFLPEQLAERAEEVDFVLRLARLRSRARKYLLHGTFLRPPQVRGPSATLDMSRLSIYAGREGGLTAFQTSSPLVLACAWAAPDRSVGIAVASIADEPIQCILDLPRGAYGLPRSAMLYQLDEADRRELGTLKKAGSSIQLDLPPRAARILELAPQRK from the coding sequence ATGATAACCATCACTCCCCAATTCGCTGTTCTCCAGGACGGCTGGATCTGTGCTGCGGACGGCGACCACGTCCATCGGCGCCCGGGGCAGATTATGGCCGTTTTGCCGGTTGCCAGTCGAGCCGCCTGGGTGCTGGTTGTGATGCTGCTGTTCCTGGGTTGGGGAAGCGGTTTCGCCGCGCAGGACGTGTTCCACGTGTCGAACGGGTCCTTGGAGATCGGAGTGAGTCGGGAGCGCGGTGAACTGGTGCGATTGGCCGACACGCATACGCGACAGAACTTCACGGGCGCCGCACCTGCCGGCGCCGGGCTTTGGGAATTAGTGCTTACACCGGCGCGCAAGGTGCTGTCGCCGGCGGATGCGCACTCCTTCCGTTGCCAGCTGTTGCGCGGGAAGGCTCCCGCCATGCGCCTGACTTGGGACGGGTTTGGACTCGCGGCGGCGCCGGGATTGCGCGTGGAAGCCGTGGCGCGGCTGGAGCCGAAGCAGCCGATGAGCCGCTGGGAATTGACCGTGAGCGGGCTGGGTGAGTTGGGCATCGGGCAGGCGCGGTTCCCGCGTCTCGTGAACATCCCGCGCCAGTCGAATGAACGCCTGGCGGTGCCGGTGTGGATGGGGCAGCAGACGGCCGAGCCGCGGAAGGTCTTTGCGGCTGACGGTGGTAGCGGGCGGCGGCAGGAATGGGCTTACCCGGGGATTCTATCCATGCAGTGCATGGCGTTTTACCGGCAGGACGGGCCGGGGCTGTATTTGGCCTGCGACGACACGGCCGCCTTCAACAAGTCGTTCGCGTTTTTCGGCGACGGCAAGGGCCGGCTTGGCTGCGAAGTGGTGCATCTGCCGGAGGGGCAGCAGGCCTCCGGCGCCGGGTGGCGGATGCCATATGCCGTGTGCCTCGGGACGTTCGAAGGGGACTGGTTTGCCGCGGCGGAGCGTTACCGCGCGTGGGCCACGAACCAGGTTTGGGCGAAGGAAAGCCGGCTGGCGCGCGGACAGGTGTCGGATTGGGCTCTTGACACGGCGTTATGGGTTTGGAACCGCGGCCGGTCGCCGGGTGTGCTCGCGCCGGCGGTGGCGTTGCGCGAGAAACTGGGCTTGCCGGTGAGCGTCTTCTGGCACTGGTGGCACGGCTGTTCTTACGACGCCGGTTTCCCGGAATACCTCCCGCCGCGCGAGGGCACGGAGAATTTCACCCGTGCCCTGGCCAAAGCCCAGGCGGCTGACATCCATGCGCTGGTGTATATGAACCAGCGGCTCTGGGGAATGACCACCCGAAGCTGGACAAACGAAGGCGCCGAGCGTTTCGCGGTCAAAGGCGAAGACGGCAGGGTGCACCCGGAGGTCTATAACACCTTCACCCGCCAGGCGTGCGCGACGATGTGCATGGGCACGGATTTCTGGCGGCAGAAGTATGCCGGGTTGGCCGAACGCGCCGTCGGAGAGCTCGGCGTGGATGGCATCTACATGGACCAGGCATGCACCAGCCGCGCCTGTTACGATCCCCAGCACGGGCACTCGGTGGGCGGGGGCGTTTATTGGATGCAGGGCTTTCGGGCGCTGGAGTCCGGGATCCGCCAGCGGTGCGCTGCCCGTGGCGAGCCGGTGGTCCTGGCGGGGGAAGGTTGCGGCGAGCCGTGGCTGCCTTACCTGGATCTGATGCTCAGCTTGCAGGTCAGCCGCGAACGCTACGCGGCGCCCGATGGCTGGGAGACGATCCCTTTTTGGCCGGCAGTGTACCATCCGTTTGCCGTTGCCTACGGCAACTATTCGTCGCTGACGATGCCGCCTTATGATGATTTGTGGCCGGTGCAGTCCGCACCCGCTGAGCCGCTCAAGCTGCTCGACCGGAAGTATTCCCGCCAGTTCTGCCTGGAGCAGGCGCGGGCGTTTGTCTGGGGCCAGCAGCCGACGATCGCCAATTTCCTGCCGGAGCAGCTGGCGGAGCGCGCCGAGGAGGTGGACTTCGTGCTGCGGTTGGCGCGACTGCGGAGCCGCGCGCGAAAATACCTGCTGCACGGGACGTTCCTGCGTCCGCCGCAAGTGCGCGGCCCGTCGGCCACGCTGGACATGTCGCGCCTCTCGATCTACGCCGGCCGGGAAGGTGGGTTGACGGCGTTCCAGACCAGCAGCCCGCTGGTGCTGGCGTGCGCCTGGGCCGCGCCGGACAGGAGTGTCGGCATCGCGGTCGCCAGCATCGCGGATGAACCGATCCAGTGCATCCTCGATCTCCCCCGAGGCGCGTATGGCTTGCCGCGGAGCGCGATGCTGTATCAACTGGATGAAGCAGATCGCCGCGAACTCGGCACGCTCAAGAAGGCCGGCAGCTCAATTCAGCTCGATCTTCCCCCTCGCGCCGCGCGCATCCTGGAATTGGCGCCGCAGCGGAAATAA
- the hflX gene encoding GTPase HflX, whose product MKALIETRNRRTERVFLVGVELKSRRATELDDSLKELAELATTAGGEVVGDGIQKMAAPCAATYIGKGKAEEFARRCQQADVDTVIFDDELSAAQSRSLEQTFNCKILDRTSLILDIFAARARTREGKLQIELAQLQHLLPRLTRFWGHLSRQKGGIGMRGGEGETQLETDRRRVQDRIARIARELEVVRRQRALQRNQRHRNHWALASIVGYTNAGKSTLLNKLTGAEVLVEDKLFATLDPTTRRLRLPSNQNVLVTDTVGFIRKLPHGLVEAFKATLEEVVQADLLLHVVDASHPDAEQQVRAVDTVLKEIGADGKPTLMVFNKIDQLNGSRDSLSRALEKHAHGVAISAATGEGIPALLAELGSQLRPIREFMELSVPHEQSGVIARLHEVGQVVERNYNGKTARFKARIPPHLHEEFAPFVVRELQVA is encoded by the coding sequence TTGAAAGCACTGATTGAGACCAGGAACCGCCGGACTGAGCGAGTGTTCCTCGTGGGGGTTGAACTGAAGTCACGGCGGGCGACAGAGTTGGATGATTCGTTAAAGGAGCTGGCCGAGCTGGCCACCACAGCCGGAGGTGAAGTTGTGGGAGATGGCATTCAGAAGATGGCCGCTCCCTGCGCCGCCACGTACATCGGCAAGGGCAAAGCCGAGGAGTTCGCCCGGCGCTGCCAACAGGCGGACGTGGATACCGTCATCTTTGACGATGAGCTTAGCGCCGCCCAAAGCCGCAGCCTGGAGCAGACCTTCAACTGCAAGATACTCGACCGCACCAGCCTCATCCTCGACATCTTCGCCGCGCGGGCCCGCACCCGCGAAGGCAAGCTCCAGATCGAGCTGGCGCAACTCCAGCATTTGCTCCCGCGGCTGACGCGTTTCTGGGGCCACTTGTCCCGGCAGAAGGGCGGCATCGGCATGCGGGGCGGTGAAGGTGAAACGCAGTTGGAAACCGACCGCCGCCGGGTGCAGGACCGCATCGCCCGCATCGCGCGCGAGCTGGAGGTGGTGCGCCGCCAGCGCGCGCTCCAGCGCAACCAGCGCCATCGCAATCACTGGGCGCTGGCCTCGATTGTCGGCTACACCAACGCGGGCAAATCCACCCTGCTCAACAAGCTTACCGGCGCGGAGGTGTTGGTGGAGGACAAGCTCTTCGCCACGCTCGACCCGACCACCCGCCGCCTGCGGCTGCCGTCCAACCAGAACGTGCTGGTGACGGACACGGTCGGTTTCATCCGCAAGCTGCCGCACGGGCTGGTCGAGGCGTTCAAAGCGACTTTGGAGGAAGTGGTCCAGGCCGACCTGCTGCTGCATGTCGTGGACGCCAGCCATCCGGACGCCGAGCAACAGGTGCGAGCCGTGGATACCGTGCTGAAGGAAATCGGCGCGGACGGCAAGCCGACGCTCATGGTGTTCAACAAGATTGACCAACTCAACGGCAGCCGGGACTCGCTCTCACGGGCGCTGGAGAAGCACGCGCACGGGGTGGCCATCTCGGCCGCCACGGGCGAGGGGATTCCGGCCCTGCTGGCGGAGCTGGGCAGCCAGTTGCGGCCCATCCGCGAGTTCATGGAGCTTTCTGTGCCGCACGAGCAATCCGGCGTCATCGCCCGGCTGCACGAGGTCGGCCAGGTGGTGGAGCGGAACTACAACGGCAAGACCGCCCGCTTCAAAGCCCGCATCCCGCCGCACCTCCACGAGGAGTTCGCGCCGTTCGTTGTGCGCGAGCTGCAAGTGGCCTGA
- a CDS encoding glycosyl hydrolase, which translates to MKTTMLAFLLLAATHASFAAEPPLDSPAHSPVALEEEFASPPASARPWVFWFWINGNISKEGITADLEALHRAGINGVLWMEVSGPWWAPEGKMRALSPEWHEAFQWAIQECGRLGMEFDLSVDFGYGSGGPHITPDRSMQKLYWSEREVEGGRQISLVLPPPRVETNLSAWLRPGAEISAKVREQIERQDSYRDIAVQAIPLPPSEDARAYRIPQLDLKNGTHWRAPDKRRINATPPNAVVPAGEVVDLTDKMSPNGQLAWNAPPGKWLILRYGHASNLKMTRPCPQAAVGLECDRLAPVGIETHYAGFLKKIFEDAGSLAGKALNYVHIDSWEAGGQNWTATFPGEFRRRRGYDLRPWLPVLTGRVVGSAEMSERFLWDMRATVSEMIRDNYAGRLRELARGHGIKFSTESYGHLCIDNLAYGGVSDLPISEFWARGDGLFPGGPGARPNAYEFSTKALASVAHTGGKPVIGAEAFTSDRGWRDHPFLLKAMGDQKYCEGLNRMIFHLSAHQAYDNMIPGLTHRKWGEHFQRHNTWWNYSRPWMDYLSRCQHLLQQGKFVADVCYFYGEGAPLHVGLMKLNLPRGYDYDICAADLVLRMQVRDGRITLPSGMSYQYLVLPDSDRMTLPVARKIRELVQGGARVVAARRVTGTPGLTDFPAANSEAETIGSALWESGRLITGKPLGQIFAADQLPPDFEGGKLSYIHRRIGEADVYFVSHQQNRTADLTCTFRVAGKLPELWDPETGAVRGLPEFAEKDGRTAIPLRFEPMQSWFIVFRKPSQALRQAAGRNFPDRTRLTSIAGPWRVAFDPKWGGPDEPVVFPTLEDWSKHADPRIHFYSGTATYRTRFDLSAASLPGPLYIDLGLVEVMARVRLNGKDCGIAWKPPYRVDITDAALPGGNELEVNVVNLWINRMIGDEQLPPDSNWKDYETLLEWPEWFLSGKPRPSGRYTFTSARHYSKDTPRVPSGLMGPVTIQTVRAGKTQ; encoded by the coding sequence ATGAAAACCACGATGCTCGCCTTCTTGCTGCTGGCCGCGACTCATGCTTCTTTTGCCGCCGAGCCGCCCCTGGATTCTCCCGCGCATTCACCGGTGGCTTTGGAGGAGGAATTCGCCTCACCACCCGCTTCGGCACGGCCATGGGTGTTTTGGTTTTGGATCAACGGCAATATCAGCAAGGAGGGAATCACCGCCGATTTGGAGGCGCTGCATCGAGCCGGAATTAATGGTGTGCTCTGGATGGAAGTAAGCGGACCATGGTGGGCGCCCGAGGGGAAGATGCGGGCGTTGAGTCCCGAATGGCATGAAGCATTTCAGTGGGCGATTCAAGAATGCGGCAGGCTGGGGATGGAGTTCGACCTTTCGGTGGATTTTGGCTACGGCAGCGGCGGGCCCCACATCACACCGGATCGCTCGATGCAGAAGCTCTATTGGAGCGAAAGAGAAGTGGAGGGCGGCAGGCAGATCAGCCTCGTTTTGCCGCCGCCGCGGGTCGAAACCAACCTTTCCGCGTGGCTGCGGCCCGGCGCTGAAATCAGCGCGAAGGTGCGCGAGCAGATCGAGAGGCAGGATTCCTACCGCGACATTGCGGTTCAGGCCATCCCTCTACCGCCGTCCGAGGACGCCCGGGCTTACCGTATTCCGCAGCTCGACCTGAAGAACGGAACGCATTGGCGCGCCCCAGACAAGAGGCGCATCAATGCAACGCCCCCCAACGCGGTAGTGCCGGCCGGCGAAGTGGTGGACCTGACGGACAAAATGTCCCCCAACGGGCAGCTGGCATGGAACGCCCCGCCAGGCAAATGGTTGATCCTGCGGTATGGGCATGCGTCCAACCTGAAGATGACCCGGCCATGTCCGCAAGCGGCTGTCGGTCTGGAATGCGACCGGCTGGCGCCTGTTGGCATTGAAACGCATTACGCGGGCTTTCTGAAGAAGATCTTCGAAGATGCCGGCAGCCTTGCTGGCAAGGCTCTTAACTACGTCCACATTGACAGTTGGGAAGCCGGCGGCCAGAACTGGACAGCGACGTTTCCCGGAGAATTCCGCCGCCGCCGCGGATACGATTTGCGGCCGTGGCTGCCGGTGCTGACAGGGAGAGTTGTGGGCAGCGCTGAAATGTCGGAGCGCTTCCTCTGGGACATGCGGGCCACCGTCAGCGAGATGATCCGAGACAACTATGCCGGCCGGCTTCGTGAGCTTGCCCGCGGTCATGGCATAAAATTCTCAACCGAATCCTACGGCCATCTTTGCATCGACAACCTCGCGTATGGCGGAGTGAGCGACCTGCCTATCAGCGAGTTCTGGGCGCGAGGCGATGGCCTCTTTCCCGGCGGGCCTGGAGCCAGGCCGAACGCGTATGAGTTCTCCACCAAGGCGCTGGCATCGGTGGCGCACACCGGCGGCAAACCTGTCATTGGCGCGGAGGCCTTTACCTCTGACCGGGGCTGGCGGGATCATCCTTTCCTTCTCAAGGCGATGGGCGATCAGAAATACTGCGAAGGCCTGAACCGCATGATCTTCCATCTTTCCGCCCACCAGGCCTACGACAACATGATTCCAGGGCTCACGCATCGGAAATGGGGCGAGCATTTCCAAAGACACAACACATGGTGGAATTACAGCCGGCCCTGGATGGATTATCTCTCGCGCTGCCAGCACCTGTTGCAGCAAGGCAAGTTCGTCGCCGATGTATGCTATTTTTACGGAGAAGGGGCGCCTTTGCACGTCGGCCTCATGAAGCTGAATCTGCCCCGCGGTTACGACTACGACATTTGCGCTGCCGACCTCGTCCTCCGAATGCAGGTGCGGGATGGCCGTATTACTCTGCCCTCGGGCATGAGTTACCAGTACCTTGTCCTGCCGGACAGCGACCGCATGACGCTGCCCGTAGCGCGCAAGATTCGCGAACTGGTCCAGGGTGGCGCGCGGGTGGTTGCCGCTCGGCGGGTGACGGGCACGCCAGGCCTCACCGACTTCCCGGCGGCAAACTCCGAGGCGGAGACAATTGGGTCTGCGCTGTGGGAAAGCGGGCGGTTGATCACCGGCAAACCGCTGGGCCAGATTTTTGCGGCTGACCAGTTGCCGCCCGATTTCGAAGGCGGGAAACTCAGCTACATACATCGCCGCATCGGCGAGGCGGATGTCTATTTCGTGTCCCACCAGCAAAACCGCACGGCAGATCTCACCTGCACCTTCCGAGTCGCGGGCAAACTTCCGGAATTGTGGGATCCCGAAACCGGCGCGGTTCGCGGGTTGCCCGAATTCGCGGAGAAAGACGGTCGCACCGCCATCCCGCTCCGCTTTGAACCCATGCAAAGTTGGTTCATAGTCTTTCGCAAACCCAGCCAGGCACTGAGACAGGCAGCCGGAAGGAACTTCCCGGATCGCACCCGGCTGACCAGCATTGCCGGCCCATGGAGAGTTGCATTCGATCCAAAATGGGGCGGGCCCGATGAACCTGTCGTTTTCCCAACCCTGGAAGACTGGAGCAAACACGCCGATCCGCGCATCCACTTTTATTCCGGCACAGCTACTTATCGCACGCGTTTTGACCTCTCCGCCGCGTCCCTCCCAGGGCCGCTCTATATTGACCTCGGTTTGGTTGAGGTTATGGCGCGAGTGCGGCTTAACGGCAAGGACTGCGGCATCGCCTGGAAACCGCCATATCGGGTGGATATCACAGACGCCGCTCTTCCCGGCGGCAATGAACTCGAAGTGAACGTCGTAAACCTATGGATCAACCGGATGATTGGGGATGAACAGTTGCCCCCGGATAGCAATTGGAAAGACTACGAGACGCTGCTGGAATGGCCCGAGTGGTTCTTGTCAGGCAAGCCACGCCCGTCGGGACGTTACACGTTTACATCCGCGCGCCATTACTCCAAAGACACTCCACGGGTGCCCTCCGGCTTGATGGGCCCCGTGACAATTCAAACCGTCCGCGCAGGCAAAACCCAATGA
- a CDS encoding phosphopantothenoylcysteine decarboxylase, with the protein MRCIVTAGPTFEPLDAVRRLTNFSTGRLGSELCNFLSARGHDVTLLIGQQAPWRGERRARRIETFTTTANLRECLQALAHPAVDVVFHAAAVSDFSFGKVWCQPPEGARTEVKGGKFPSRDGTLLAELVPTPKIIADLRQWFPKARLVGWKYEVEGDRAGVIRRAEQQIADCRTDACVANGAAYGEGFGLVQPDGQCTHLPDLAALFAALERFIGARSAGPK; encoded by the coding sequence ATGCGATGCATAGTAACGGCCGGTCCGACCTTCGAACCGCTGGATGCAGTCCGGCGCCTGACCAATTTCTCCACCGGCCGGCTGGGCTCCGAGCTGTGCAATTTCCTGTCGGCGCGCGGTCACGACGTCACGCTGCTGATCGGCCAGCAGGCCCCCTGGCGCGGCGAGCGGCGCGCCCGCCGGATCGAGACCTTCACTACCACCGCCAATCTGCGCGAATGCCTTCAGGCCCTCGCCCACCCGGCCGTGGACGTCGTGTTTCATGCGGCGGCCGTCAGTGATTTCTCGTTCGGCAAGGTCTGGTGCCAGCCCCCGGAAGGCGCGCGGACCGAGGTGAAAGGTGGCAAGTTCCCCAGCCGGGACGGGACGTTGCTGGCTGAGTTAGTGCCAACGCCGAAGATCATTGCGGACCTGCGCCAGTGGTTCCCCAAGGCCCGGCTTGTGGGCTGGAAGTACGAGGTGGAGGGCGATCGCGCGGGTGTGATTCGCCGGGCGGAGCAGCAGATCGCCGATTGCCGCACGGATGCCTGCGTCGCCAACGGCGCGGCCTATGGGGAGGGTTTCGGCCTGGTGCAACCGGACGGCCAATGCACGCACCTGCCCGACCTGGCCGCGCTGTTTGCCGCCCTGGAGCGGTTCATCGGCGCCCGCTCAGCCGGCCCAAAGTGA
- the recG gene encoding ATP-dependent DNA helicase RecG — MSAAPPNRPLAPLARPVATLYGVGPERATQLARLDIRTVEDLLLHRPHRYEDRRQLRPIAQLQLGEPATARGTVVALGVKWYKQHTKSIFELILDDGTARLHCRWWNLPFMEKYFKVSEEVIVFGKPVGLKPRTMDHPETEVLEAGDEDIVHFNRLTPIYPLTEGLPQRWLRSLIWRTLAQCEGQIPEPWPELQLTGAAANLPARARAIRLLHFPDTLPDTDTARRRLALDEFIALQRQIRHRRSNFQTKARALPCGGDNHLIKPFLAQLDFKLTGAQTKVLRELRHDLSGTHPMRRLLQGDVGSGKTIVAACCALMALESGYHVALMAPTEVLAEQHFENFTRWLKPLGVPVELQTGSRKTAPRHHRKPAADLSPPASSLQPAPALTVGTHALLEPGFAPENLGLVIIDEQHKFGVAQREQLVRKGTYPHLLVMTATPIPRTLGLTLYGDLEVSVIDELPPGRGHIRTVVRAADKLPQVWAFIRDKLADGRQAYVVYPRVEEASPGGVKAVTKEFATLQQTLAPFKVGLLHGRLPPREKETVMAAFRARQVQTLLATSLIEVGVDVPNATIMLIENAEHFGLAQLHQLRGRIGRGAHDSYCILVAAARNPEARTRLRVLEETNDGFRIAEEDLRRRGPGELLGQQQSGMPRFRFGDLVEDFALIRQARDLAFEQEQGPPCQNP; from the coding sequence ATGAGCGCCGCACCGCCCAATCGTCCCCTCGCGCCCCTGGCCCGGCCGGTGGCCACCCTGTACGGCGTCGGCCCGGAGCGCGCCACCCAGCTCGCCCGCCTCGACATCCGCACCGTCGAAGATCTCCTGCTCCACCGCCCGCACCGCTACGAAGATCGCCGCCAGCTCCGCCCCATCGCGCAATTGCAGCTTGGCGAGCCGGCGACGGCCCGCGGAACGGTGGTCGCGCTCGGCGTCAAATGGTATAAGCAGCATACCAAATCCATCTTCGAGCTGATTCTCGACGACGGGACCGCCCGGCTCCATTGCCGCTGGTGGAACCTGCCCTTCATGGAGAAGTATTTCAAGGTGAGCGAGGAAGTGATCGTGTTCGGCAAACCTGTTGGCCTCAAGCCGCGGACGATGGACCACCCGGAAACCGAGGTCCTGGAAGCCGGCGACGAGGACATCGTGCACTTCAACCGCCTCACGCCCATCTACCCGCTCACCGAGGGCCTGCCGCAGCGCTGGCTCCGGTCGCTGATCTGGCGGACGCTCGCGCAGTGCGAAGGGCAGATTCCCGAGCCGTGGCCGGAACTGCAACTGACCGGCGCGGCGGCGAACCTCCCCGCCCGCGCCCGCGCGATTCGCCTGCTGCACTTCCCCGACACCCTTCCCGACACGGACACGGCCCGGCGGCGGCTGGCGCTGGATGAATTTATCGCGCTCCAGCGGCAGATTCGGCATCGCCGGAGCAACTTCCAAACCAAGGCGCGCGCGCTGCCGTGCGGTGGCGACAACCATCTCATCAAGCCGTTTCTGGCCCAGCTCGATTTCAAGCTGACCGGCGCGCAGACCAAGGTGCTGCGCGAACTGCGCCACGACCTTTCCGGCACGCACCCCATGCGGCGGCTGCTCCAAGGCGATGTCGGTTCCGGCAAGACCATCGTCGCGGCCTGCTGCGCCTTGATGGCGCTCGAAAGCGGCTACCACGTGGCGCTCATGGCCCCGACCGAAGTCCTGGCGGAACAACACTTCGAGAATTTCACCCGCTGGCTCAAACCCCTCGGCGTCCCCGTCGAGCTCCAAACCGGCAGCCGCAAGACCGCCCCGCGCCACCATCGGAAGCCCGCCGCAGACCTCTCGCCCCCAGCCTCCAGCCTCCAGCCTGCCCCCGCCCTCACCGTCGGCACCCATGCGCTCCTCGAACCCGGGTTCGCGCCGGAGAATCTCGGCCTGGTGATTATTGACGAGCAGCACAAGTTCGGCGTGGCGCAGCGCGAACAGCTCGTGCGCAAGGGCACATATCCGCACCTGCTGGTGATGACGGCCACGCCCATTCCCCGCACCCTGGGCCTGACCCTCTACGGCGACCTCGAGGTATCGGTCATTGACGAGCTGCCTCCCGGGCGCGGCCACATCCGGACCGTGGTCCGCGCGGCGGACAAGCTGCCGCAAGTCTGGGCGTTTATTCGCGACAAGCTGGCCGACGGCCGGCAGGCTTATGTGGTTTACCCTCGCGTCGAGGAGGCCAGCCCCGGCGGCGTCAAGGCGGTCACAAAGGAGTTCGCAACCCTGCAACAGACGCTGGCGCCGTTTAAGGTCGGGCTCCTGCACGGGCGGCTGCCGCCGCGGGAGAAGGAAACGGTCATGGCGGCCTTTCGCGCGCGGCAGGTCCAGACGCTCCTGGCCACCTCGCTCATCGAGGTCGGCGTGGACGTGCCCAACGCCACCATCATGCTGATCGAGAACGCCGAGCATTTCGGCCTGGCCCAACTGCACCAACTCCGCGGCCGCATCGGCCGGGGCGCGCACGATTCCTACTGCATCCTCGTGGCCGCCGCGCGAAACCCCGAGGCGCGCACACGCCTGCGTGTGCTGGAAGAAACGAACGACGGCTTCCGCATCGCCGAAGAGGACCTGCGCCGGCGCGGACCGGGCGAGCTGCTCGGCCAGCAGCAGAGCGGGATGCCGCGCTTCCGATTCGGCGACCTGGTCGAAGACTTCGCCCTGATCCGGCAGGCGCGGGATTTGGCATTTGAGCAGGAGCAGGGTCCGCCATGCCAAAACCCGTGA